Proteins from one Rosa chinensis cultivar Old Blush chromosome 7, RchiOBHm-V2, whole genome shotgun sequence genomic window:
- the LOC112180311 gene encoding reticulon-like protein B2 has translation MADEHKEEVRAESLMEKIEEKIHGHHDSPAPEVVREKSGGVSPSSLKDKVYRIFGREKPVHHVFGGGKLADVFLWRDKKLSGGILGGATVMWVLFELLEYHLLTLVAHLLIVAIAAFFLWSNALTFINKSPPKIPDIQIPEKPFLQIVSAITFEINRALVVIRDIASGKDLKKFLSVIAGLWIVSILGKSYNFLTLVYIATVLLFSVPVSYEKYEDKVDPLAEKAMFEIKKQYAVFDAKVLSKIPRGALKNKKI, from the exons ATGGCGGACGAGCATAAGGAGGAAGTGAGGGCGGAGTCTTTGATGGAGAAGATCGAGGAGAAGATCCACGGCCACCACGATTCGCCGGCGCCGGAAGTCGTGCGCGAGAAGAGCGGCGGCGTTTCGCCGAGTTCGTTGAAGGACAAGGTTTACAGGATCTTCGGCAGGGAAAAGCCTGTGCATCATGTCTTTGGTGGTGGAAAGT TGGCTGATGTTTTCCTGTGGAGGGATAAGAAGCTGTCCGGAGGTATTCTTGGTGGAGCAACAGTGATGTGGGTTCTCTTTGAATTGCTTGAATACCATCTGCTCACTTTGGTCGCGCACCTCTTGATTGTTGCGATAGCAGCATTCTTCCTGTGGTCCAATGCTTTAACATTCATTAACAA GTCTCCACCCAAGATTCCAGATATTCAAATTCCAGAGAAGCCGTTTCTACAGATTGTCTCTGCAATTACATTTGAGATCAACCGGGCTCTTGTTGTCATCAGGGATATAGCTTCAGGGAAGGATCTGAAGAAGTTCCTCTCT GTGATTGCTGGTCTATGGATTGTGTCTATCTTGGGAAAGTCTTATAACTTCTTGACCCTGGTTTACATAG CAACTGTGTTGCTGTTCTCAGTGCCTGTGTCCTATGAGAAATATGAGGACAAGGTCGACCCACTTGCAGAGAAGGCTATGTTTGAGATCAAGAAGCAGTATGCCGTATTTGATGCAAAGGTTCTAAGTAAGATTCCTAGGGGGGcattgaagaacaagaaaatataG